The genomic interval TTCACAGGAAGAAAAAAAGAAGAACTGGAAATAAGTAAATAATTCCGGTATATATTTACATTTATGGTGTTAAAGGCATTAAAAGAATAACTCTTAGTCCCTTTTTGATATAAATAACTGATATTCAGTTTTTCTGTATCGAAAAGGGACTTGGTTTACAATTTTTATCTAAAATCTAAACTTGACTATGACTGCAAAATTAGAACCGAATGTAATGGCCAAAGTGAATAGCTGGCTCAACGGTGATTATGATATTGATACGAAACAATCTATTCAGCAATTGATCGATGAGTCAAATGATACTGAATTAACGGATGCGTTTTACAAAGATCTGGAATTCGGAACAGGTGGTTTACGGGGATTAATAGGAATTGGCTCTAACCGCATGAACCGTTATACGGTTGGAACTGCAACTCAGGGGCTGGCAAATTACCTGAACAAAGCATTTCCTAATGAAGCTAAAAGTGTAGCTATAGCATATGACAGCCGCATAAAGTCAGATGAATTTGCTAAGATTATTGCAGATATATTTTCCGCAAACGGAATTGATGTTTACTTGTTTGAAGCATTACGTCCAACGCCTGAATTGTCTTTCGCTATTCGTGAACTGGGTTGTAAAAGTGGCGTTGTTGTAACGGCTTCGCATAATCCCAAAGAATATAATGGTTATAAGGCTTATTGGGATGATGGCTCACAGGTTGTAGCCCCACATGATGCAAATATCATCGACGAAGTAAATGCAATCAAGTCCATTGATGATGTGAAATTTGATGGTGATCCTTCTAAGATCACTAAAATTGGTGCTGATATTGATGAAAAATATCTGAACCATATATTATCGCTTTCTATTTCGAAAGATGCAATTGTACGCCAGAAAGATCTGAAAATTGTATATACGCCTTTGCATGGAACTGGGGTAACATTAGTGCCTAAATTATTGGCTAAAATGGGTTTTGAGGCAGTTACTATCATTACAGAACAGGCTGAACCTAATGGAAACGGACAATTCCCAACGGTTGTTTACCCAAATCCGGAGGAAACAGAAGCAATGTCCAAAGCAGTGGAAAAGGCCAAAGAAATTGATGCTGATCTCGTATTGGGAACGGATCCTGATGCTGACAGAGTTGGTATTGCAGCTAAAAACCACCACGGTGAAATTCAGCTTTTGAATGGTAACCAGACGGCCAGCGTATTAATTTATTACCTTTTAAATGCCTGGAAAGACGCCGGGAAACTTACCGGAACTCAGTTTGTTTGTAAAACCATTGTTACGACGGATCTTATCGATAAAATGGCCGCAGCGTTTGATGTCAAATGTTATAATACATTGACTGGATTCAAATTTATTGCGCAGGTAATCCGTGAAAAAGAAGGTATTGAGCAGTTTATCGGCGGAGGCGAAGAAAGCTACGGTTATCTAATCGGGGATGCAGTTCGTGATAAAGATGCCATTGCATCCTGCGCCATGATTGCCGAGCTGACTGCTTATGCAAAAGACAAGGGATTAAGCCTTTTTGATATGTTAATGGAAATCTACAAGCAATTTGGTTTCTATTACGAAGGTTTGATCTCTCTTACTAAAAAAGGTAAAGCCGGTGCAGATGAAATTCAGCATATGATGGCAGATTTCAGGGTAAATCCACCAAAAACACTTGCTGGCTCGCCAGTAACACGTATGGATGATTACAAAGCACTGACTACTACGGACTTTACCAGCGGAACTACAACGTCCATTCCATCAGGTGAAATGGGAATTGAACCATCCAATGTATTGCAGTTCTTCACTGAGGATGGTACTAAATTTACTTGCCGTCCATCCGGAACTGAACCGAAAATTAAGTTCTACGTAGGAGTTCGTGCGACGTTGGAAAAGAATGAAGATTTTGACAGCGTTTATGCAACTTTGAAAGATAAAGTGCAGGCAATAGGTGAGGAGTTGGGATTGAAATAAGGATACAGATACAAAAAACGGCAGTTCTCTTTTCGAAGACAACTGCCGTTTTTATATAAAGTTAAAGTAAAAATTATCTCAAAATCATCACAGGTTTAACAACAGAATGCTTGTCGTTTTCTAACCGGATAAAGTATTTTCCTGAGGTGATGTTCGGCTTTTTAATCCGTATTTGTGTTGTGGACAAATATGTAACCTGAAGGGGCAAAACCCGGCCGTTCATATCCGTTATAGTAAGTTTATCATTCCCCTGTATCATCAGCCCTGACTCCACATAAATTTCTTCATTAGCAGGATTGGGATAAACATTGATCCGTTCCGTAGATATGGGTTTAATATCCGGAACTTGTTTATTAAAAATCGGAAGATTCGTAAACATCGTATCAAACATAACACTTTTTGCTAAATCATCAGAAGCGCCCAGCCAATCGGTTAAAATACTCGAATATACTTGCCTGTAATCATTCTGGATTTTAATGTTGTTTCCAACCAAATCTGTCAGATCCGGATTTTTGCCAATTATGCGGGTTTTGATTTCACTTCCAAAAACGAACATTGGTGATGCCCAGCCATGATCCGTTCCCCGGCTTCCATTGGAAATAGCCCGGCGCCCAAATTCCGAGAATGTCATCCCAGCTACTTTGTCTTCCTTACCGTTGGCTTTAAGGTCATCCAAAAAAATCTTGATGCCTTCGGACAAATATTTCAGCAGAGTGGCGTGTTTTCCCTGTGTAGTATCCGTAATGTCCACCTGCTGCGAGTGTGTATCAAATCCACCCAGTGTTACATAGTAAATCTTCGTTTTTAATCCTCCTGCAATAAGCCTGGATACAATTTTAAGCTGATCAAATAAAGAATTATCTGTAGGATAAACTACCATGTTTTTCCCTTTAGCAGATGCTTCTTTCAAACGTCCTGCATATGCAACCGAAGAAGTTTGTTGCTGGCGAATGAAGGCAGTATATTTTCCGGCCGGGGTATTCGGTAGTTCCCCGGGATTTATGACCGGTTTATCTCCAATAATCTGTGAAAAAGTGTCAGGATCCTGTATGGAAAGCCCTCCAGGACTACTGCTTGTGTTAAACGTCGTAGAAGAAATGGAAGAAATCTGAATTGCCATTGGATCCGGAAAATTTGCATTAGGGTATGCATCCGGGAACTGATCATAGCTTTGTTCAAGATATCGCCCGAGCCAGCCCGATGTAGAAAGTTTGTCTGAGTCAACGGCGGTAAACCATATATCGTTCGCACGGAAATGCGAAAAATTCGGATTAGGATATCCGGTTGCATGGACAATCGACAACTTGCCTTCGTTAAAGAGAGTCTGAAGACCGGTCATCGAAGGATGTAGTCCGGTTTCCGGAAAGCCATCCAGTTTTAATGCTTTATTTTCCGGAATAGCAATATTGCCCCTGAAATTACTTGCAGTGTAAGTACTGTATTGGTCCAGCGGAAGTACCATATTCAGCCCATCATTTCCACCGTTCAGCTGAATTACCACCAAAATTTTGTCATTTGCCTCTGCCAGTTCAAGCATTGCTTTCATAAAGGGAGAGCTCGCATTGGTTTCTGCACGCGCGCCATATCCGTCTAAAACCAGAGGGAGAAAGAACGAGGAAGTTGCATATTGTAGAAATTCACGACGTTTCATAACGAGAGTAATTAATTTGGAAATAAGATCATTAACTTATTTCCCGCTGTTCTATCCCATCTGAAATTCAGCGAGACGAAGCAGATAGAGGTACATATTATCAATTTTCATTTTGACCGCAGTCATTTTGGCACTATTGACCGGATCTGCTTTATAAAGGTTCCATTCTGCTCCCCATTCGTAACGCGGCAGGCCAGGTACGAGTATCTCATCAATTATGTAATCTTTTTGCGCCTGGGTCAGATCAGATGCAAAAAGATATTTAGTCAGTTCATCTACCAACACTACCGGATCAGCCGGGTTTGATACCTTTTTTGCCAAATCCAGTGAATTAATATTGATGGTAGTATTGGTTGTTCCGGTTATTAAGGCATTGGTGTAAGCTCCTCTTAGCGCTAACGTTGTGGAGTTTATCCAAAGTTCATAGAAATCCGTATCATAATAAGGACGCCAGCCAAAAACAGTTTCCTGACCAAAAACTTCCATTTGCAGCTCTTTTGCATAATTGGCTATGTATAACAGATAAGCGTCAAAATCTTTCCTGTTTTTCAAAGGATCGGGTACCGGCTGGTTAAAATGAACAAGCGTTCCGATGAGCAGATCCAGCGGAGATTTGATCTGCGAACCGATGAGCTGTTCGTCATAAAAATGACTGGAGTTGAGCAGTTGTGTTAATACAGGTTTTATTTCGTAATCTTTTTGAAATAAAACCGCCAATGGTTGAATTACTTCATTTTCAATTGTTGACGAAATCTCTGCCTGTACAAACCATCGGTAAATTTTTCGGACAATAAATAAAGCAGTTTCCTTTTGCCGCAGGATCATGTCAATAAGTTCACCAAGTTCCAGAGCACCTGCGCTTGCTCCCGTCCTTCCTTTTATAACTGTATTCTGATAATAGGAGGAAAAGGTTTTATCACCGTTATTATGCTTGGATGATTTAAATTCAACATTAATATCTGCGGAAATAGTATCCCGGTAGCCGGTAAGCGTCCAGCCTGTTAGTATAGCTGCTGCATTCTTGACATCATTTTCATTATAATTACCCTGCCCGATAGTAAACAATTCCTGTAGCTCTCTGCCATAATTTTCATTGGGCTTTGACAGTACATTTTCGTTGCCGTCCAGATAAGTCAGCATGGCCGGGTCCTTTGTTATTTCGAGCAAAAAGGTCCTGAAATTACCCAGTGCATACTTTCTCAGGAGCTTATATTGCAGATAAATAAATCTTGCGTCATTGACATCTATTGTTGAAGAAACAAAATGGTTTTGCCAGAACAATGTCATTTTTTCAATGATGTTCTCTCTCTGGCCAATCATATTTGCGATCCACCATCTTTTGATCAGAATACGCCTTCCATTATCGTTCTCGTTTCTTTGTGCAGAAGTTATACCCGGATATCCCCATGGTAAATTATCAAATAATTTGCTTTCCTTATCCAATGGCGGATCAGGGGCATTTGTATCGGAAAGAAATGATTTAACAATGGTTCCCGCAGTTTTTCCTGTTAATTTTTCTATTGTTTCCGGTGAACTGCCAAAGGTGATTCTTCGCAACAGATGAGCAACCTGCCGGGAGCTTAAGGGTTTGTCGTATTTATCAATTAAAGCCATAATCTTAACGAGCTGAGTTTACACCCATTGCAGCAGAGTATATCATTTTCCTGGATTAAGGTTAAATTTGATACTTTTGCAGTATGTGTCTTTCTTTAAACTTTATCTTTTTTGCAACAGTGATATAACAAAATAGGTACTAAACAGATAGATTACAAAGCCCTGATTTATATTTGGGGTGAATTGCCTTTTTTACGTGGTTATACAATGTTCCTGATGCTTCACGATTCTATCTTTTTCAGAAAATTTTTTCTTGCATTTATATTTATCAGTATTGCGACTTTTTGTTTTGGACAGCAAGCTAATACAGTAACATTAGTCGGTAAAGTAACTGATATAAAAACTGGTAAACCTCTTCCTTTTGCCAATGTTTTTGTTAACAATTCAACCATTGGTACCAATGCAGATGAAAACGGGAACTACAAGTTACCAAATCTTTCCATTGGAAATATAGAAATGGGTGTTTCTTTTTTAGGGTACGAAACCATTAAGCAAACTTTGCGTTTTGAACAGCCAGGAATAAAAACGGTTGTTTTTAAAATGAAGGAAGGGATGGAATTGCAGGGAGTGACGATCTACTCCAAAAAAAATAAAAGAAGAGAAAAAAATCTTAAAATAATCACAAGGGAATTGCTGGGTAACAGCCGTTTTTCCAAACTTTGTAAAATTATAAATCCGGAAGTTTTACGTATTTCTGAGGATGATAACAGGCATTTAAGTGCGCAGACGACCAAGCCGTTGATTATTGAAAACAGTGCTTTGGGATATCGCATATTCCAGGATCTCGATGATTTTGATTATTTCGAAGGAAAAGTATATTACGGTGGAAGTACACGTTTTGAGCTTTTAGTACCAAAAGACAATGCCCAGAAAGTTTTTTGGCGGTCTAATCAAAAGATTGCTTATCAGGGCTCGTTAAAAAACCTTCTTGCCGGCATGGTTGCCGATAGTCTACAGGAGCAGGGATTTAAAGTATATCAGGTAATTCCTGATTCCTTGCGGATATTTGGCTCTGTTCGAAACAATGGATATGGTTCAAATCTTATTTCCAATCATTTGAATAATCGTATCACCCAAATTCGGGGTGAAAGTTTGATAAGGCCGGGAGAATTGGAAACAGAACGCCTGGTAGTATCACGCACACAACTCGAAGTCTTTTATATGAAAAGACGTGCCCGTTCTCCGTATTCTGATATGCCTTATTCATACACCCAAATTACATTGCCGCAAGGTTATATTGTGATTACTCCACAAGGCTGGGTGGTTATGCCAATGGGTTTTGAAATAGCCGGAGATCTGGGTAATGACCGCTTTTCAACTTTATTACCTGCTGACTGGAAGCGGGATGAATAGATTTAGTTATGCCAGGAGGTTTAAGTCTGGAGGTTTGCGGAATTCATTTGATGGTGTTTTCTAAAATCACAAAAGGTGTATGAATGTCCCAGTCCGGTTTGAAATTTTCCTGATTCATAAAACCCTTGGAGTAATTTCCTAAAACAACATCTTCGTCACCATCACCGTCGTAGTCGTTTAAATCCATACAAATCCATCTTCCGTTTTTCGAAATTGGTAATAGGTGAGGTTTAAAACTTAAAGTTTTCCTGGTACGGTCGCTGTTATTTTCAAAACAGATAAACGTTTCAGGCTGATTGTTTTTGAAATCCGCGAAAAAAGCAATGGAGGCAATATCGATATCCCCGTCCTGGTCAATGTCAGCTGCAATTGCTTTTGTACATCCGTTAATCGGATAAAAATAGGATTTTTCAAAACGTATATCCATCGTACGAAAATCTCCCTGATTAAGAAAAATGTAAAGTCCGTGATAAGGTTTTAGGATTCTTGAATAATCGCTGTTATCTCCGGCCGTATACACTATATCTGGCTTCCCATCCTGGTTCATATCTATTATTTGAAAACTGCTTGAACCATAGACAGGAGGAAAGCGAAGAATATTTTTTGTCTCAAACCCACCTTCTTTATTATTGGTAAAAAGCCATATACCTTCATCTCCATGTGCAAATAAAGCCATAATATCCGGCCAGCCATCGTGATTAAAATCATCGATTACAGTTTGGGTAGCGCCGGGAACTTCAAGGATCGGGATTTTTAGAAACGTTTTGTCCGGAAGCTGTTGTAATAAAAATAACCCTCCTTTGTTGTGCCCAAAGCTGCATACCACATAATCGGTAAGCCCGTCTTTATTGAAATCTGCCGGACGGCTTTGTATGGGCCTGATAAAATCTGCGCCAATTGTACTTTTAAAATAACTGTTTTCATTTTGTACAAATGATATAACGTCGCCTTTTGTAACGTCAAGCGCCTGCATTCCGCCCATACAGGTAATAACTCCTTTCTCAGGATCGGAAGTTTTATTAAATGTTATATCAACCGCAGACGAGGTAAGCGCAGTTATTAGTTTGGGTTTTAAGTTTTTATTCCATTGGTATAAGCCAGGATTTGTGAGGTTACTTGTATAAATGGCTTTTTCGGCTGGATTGATGACCGTCATTAATGTGGAAGCAACCTGAGATGAATCCCAATAGGGCTGTTTTAATTTGAAAACATACCAATCATTTAGAAATGAATGCTTTACTACGGGTTTTGTCAGACTGTCAGGAGCGAGCGTTTCATAATAATTGACAATTCTTAGCCAGTCTTTATTGGATAGTGTTGAGTTGGGAGTATTCAAGTACATATTTCCCTGTAATAACTCTATCCCAAACTGCGCAGCCATAGCTGGCAAAACCCCTTCACGCCAGGTTTTTTTATCCAGTAACTCAGGGCCGGGTAATAAATGACAGCCTGCACATTTCATTTTGGCAAGTATTTCTCCTCTTTTTATAGCCTCATTCTCAGTTGATGACTGGCATCCTGAAAGCCATATTAACTGACATAAAAGCATATAAGAACTACTTCTCAACAAAAAGTACAAACATTTCATATATAGACGAGCGTAACGGAATGGCGGTTAAAGTAACCAAAATTTATAATGGCCACTTCAATTTACAGGACAAATTAAATTAATTATGTAACTATTATAAACTTGTGTCTAATTGAATTGATTAAGTGACATTATTTTATCTTTTTATAATACTATTATATCATTGTATAAAAATATAAATCAAAATAGGTCAAATATTTGGTTAAATAATTATAGATTTGAGTAAGCTGTATTTTAACCTAACAATGCATTATGAAAAAAATCTACTTAAGCTCCCCCGGGGCTTATTCTTCTCAATTTTACTCTGCTTTATTTTTGTCACTGCTCAGGCTCAAGAGCGAAAAGTAACAGGTCGTGTCACGGATATTGCAGGTGTCGGTATACCTGGGGCAACTGTTGTTTTAAAGGGTACACAAACCGGAACTAACACCAGTAGCGAAGGTGATTTCTCCATTAATGTAAATTCAGCAACCAGCGTGCTGGTTGTAAGTTTTGTAGGATACAAAACCCTGGAAGTCAATGTAGGAAATCAAAGTGTTGTTAACATTA from Dyadobacter sp. NIV53 carries:
- a CDS encoding phospho-sugar mutase; translation: MTAKLEPNVMAKVNSWLNGDYDIDTKQSIQQLIDESNDTELTDAFYKDLEFGTGGLRGLIGIGSNRMNRYTVGTATQGLANYLNKAFPNEAKSVAIAYDSRIKSDEFAKIIADIFSANGIDVYLFEALRPTPELSFAIRELGCKSGVVVTASHNPKEYNGYKAYWDDGSQVVAPHDANIIDEVNAIKSIDDVKFDGDPSKITKIGADIDEKYLNHILSLSISKDAIVRQKDLKIVYTPLHGTGVTLVPKLLAKMGFEAVTIITEQAEPNGNGQFPTVVYPNPEETEAMSKAVEKAKEIDADLVLGTDPDADRVGIAAKNHHGEIQLLNGNQTASVLIYYLLNAWKDAGKLTGTQFVCKTIVTTDLIDKMAAAFDVKCYNTLTGFKFIAQVIREKEGIEQFIGGGEESYGYLIGDAVRDKDAIASCAMIAELTAYAKDKGLSLFDMLMEIYKQFGFYYEGLISLTKKGKAGADEIQHMMADFRVNPPKTLAGSPVTRMDDYKALTTTDFTSGTTTSIPSGEMGIEPSNVLQFFTEDGTKFTCRPSGTEPKIKFYVGVRATLEKNEDFDSVYATLKDKVQAIGEELGLK
- a CDS encoding DUF1501 domain-containing protein, coding for MKRREFLQYATSSFFLPLVLDGYGARAETNASSPFMKAMLELAEANDKILVVIQLNGGNDGLNMVLPLDQYSTYTASNFRGNIAIPENKALKLDGFPETGLHPSMTGLQTLFNEGKLSIVHATGYPNPNFSHFRANDIWFTAVDSDKLSTSGWLGRYLEQSYDQFPDAYPNANFPDPMAIQISSISSTTFNTSSSPGGLSIQDPDTFSQIIGDKPVINPGELPNTPAGKYTAFIRQQQTSSVAYAGRLKEASAKGKNMVVYPTDNSLFDQLKIVSRLIAGGLKTKIYYVTLGGFDTHSQQVDITDTTQGKHATLLKYLSEGIKIFLDDLKANGKEDKVAGMTFSEFGRRAISNGSRGTDHGWASPMFVFGSEIKTRIIGKNPDLTDLVGNNIKIQNDYRQVYSSILTDWLGASDDLAKSVMFDTMFTNLPIFNKQVPDIKPISTERINVYPNPANEEIYVESGLMIQGNDKLTITDMNGRVLPLQVTYLSTTQIRIKKPNITSGKYFIRLENDKHSVVKPVMILR
- a CDS encoding DUF1800 family protein, which produces MALIDKYDKPLSSRQVAHLLRRITFGSSPETIEKLTGKTAGTIVKSFLSDTNAPDPPLDKESKLFDNLPWGYPGITSAQRNENDNGRRILIKRWWIANMIGQRENIIEKMTLFWQNHFVSSTIDVNDARFIYLQYKLLRKYALGNFRTFLLEITKDPAMLTYLDGNENVLSKPNENYGRELQELFTIGQGNYNENDVKNAAAILTGWTLTGYRDTISADINVEFKSSKHNNGDKTFSSYYQNTVIKGRTGASAGALELGELIDMILRQKETALFIVRKIYRWFVQAEISSTIENEVIQPLAVLFQKDYEIKPVLTQLLNSSHFYDEQLIGSQIKSPLDLLIGTLVHFNQPVPDPLKNRKDFDAYLLYIANYAKELQMEVFGQETVFGWRPYYDTDFYELWINSTTLALRGAYTNALITGTTNTTININSLDLAKKVSNPADPVVLVDELTKYLFASDLTQAQKDYIIDEILVPGLPRYEWGAEWNLYKADPVNSAKMTAVKMKIDNMYLYLLRLAEFQMG
- a CDS encoding carboxypeptidase-like regulatory domain-containing protein; the protein is MLHDSIFFRKFFLAFIFISIATFCFGQQANTVTLVGKVTDIKTGKPLPFANVFVNNSTIGTNADENGNYKLPNLSIGNIEMGVSFLGYETIKQTLRFEQPGIKTVVFKMKEGMELQGVTIYSKKNKRREKNLKIITRELLGNSRFSKLCKIINPEVLRISEDDNRHLSAQTTKPLIIENSALGYRIFQDLDDFDYFEGKVYYGGSTRFELLVPKDNAQKVFWRSNQKIAYQGSLKNLLAGMVADSLQEQGFKVYQVIPDSLRIFGSVRNNGYGSNLISNHLNNRITQIRGESLIRPGELETERLVVSRTQLEVFYMKRRARSPYSDMPYSYTQITLPQGYIVITPQGWVVMPMGFEIAGDLGNDRFSTLLPADWKRDE
- a CDS encoding VCBS repeat-containing protein — translated: MLLCQLIWLSGCQSSTENEAIKRGEILAKMKCAGCHLLPGPELLDKKTWREGVLPAMAAQFGIELLQGNMYLNTPNSTLSNKDWLRIVNYYETLAPDSLTKPVVKHSFLNDWYVFKLKQPYWDSSQVASTLMTVINPAEKAIYTSNLTNPGLYQWNKNLKPKLITALTSSAVDITFNKTSDPEKGVITCMGGMQALDVTKGDVISFVQNENSYFKSTIGADFIRPIQSRPADFNKDGLTDYVVCSFGHNKGGLFLLQQLPDKTFLKIPILEVPGATQTVIDDFNHDGWPDIMALFAHGDEGIWLFTNNKEGGFETKNILRFPPVYGSSSFQIIDMNQDGKPDIVYTAGDNSDYSRILKPYHGLYIFLNQGDFRTMDIRFEKSYFYPINGCTKAIAADIDQDGDIDIASIAFFADFKNNQPETFICFENNSDRTRKTLSFKPHLLPISKNGRWICMDLNDYDGDGDEDVVLGNYSKGFMNQENFKPDWDIHTPFVILENTIK